In Lacrimispora indolis DSM 755, a genomic segment contains:
- a CDS encoding DUF368 domain-containing protein, with amino-acid sequence MEYISELLKGVIIGVANILPGISGGMLAITMGVYDKIIHAVTQLFREPLKSLRVLLPYGVGAVAGIIFLSLAFEYLFHTYPLQTKMAFLGLIGGGLPSLFQKSFTKDRTDRKKGILTAALTCCAVILITFIAETTITSGHSGEGMNMASGAAYLSSGRLWMFTLFMVGLLAAATMVVPGVSGSMIMMMIGYYEPILQTNNACIRALSSFDLQSLWINGLVLAPYVSGLLIGVFLFAKVVERLLTRHERQMYRVIIGLVFSSPFVILWDMQWGEVKLYELLGGIALALLGYVAADLLGGEG; translated from the coding sequence TTGGAATATATCAGTGAGCTTTTAAAGGGTGTTATCATTGGCGTGGCAAACATACTTCCCGGCATCAGCGGGGGAATGCTGGCTATTACCATGGGAGTGTACGATAAGATCATTCATGCGGTGACGCAGCTTTTCCGGGAACCTTTAAAAAGCCTGCGGGTTCTCCTCCCTTATGGGGTAGGGGCGGTTGCAGGCATTATCTTTCTGTCTCTGGCATTTGAATACCTTTTCCATACATATCCGCTCCAAACCAAAATGGCATTTTTGGGATTGATCGGCGGCGGACTTCCTTCCCTTTTTCAAAAATCGTTTACAAAAGACCGGACAGACAGAAAAAAAGGCATATTAACGGCAGCCCTTACCTGCTGCGCGGTCATTCTCATTACCTTTATTGCCGAAACAACCATTACCTCCGGCCATAGCGGAGAGGGAATGAACATGGCTTCCGGTGCGGCTTATCTTTCTTCCGGAAGGCTCTGGATGTTCACGCTGTTTATGGTGGGTCTGCTGGCTGCAGCCACCATGGTGGTTCCGGGAGTGAGCGGATCCATGATCATGATGATGATAGGCTATTATGAACCCATACTGCAGACGAACAATGCCTGCATAAGGGCTCTCTCATCTTTTGACCTCCAAAGCCTTTGGATAAACGGGCTGGTGCTGGCGCCCTATGTGTCGGGTCTTTTGATCGGTGTGTTTCTCTTTGCAAAAGTGGTGGAACGCCTTCTCACCCGCCATGAGCGCCAAATGTACCGGGTCATCATAGGCCTGGTGTTTTCCTCTCCCTTTGTCATCTTATGGGATATGCAGTGGGGAGAGGTGAAGCTGTATGAGCTGCTTGGGGGGATTGCTCTGGCTTTGCTGGGATATGTGGCGGCCGATTTACTGGGGGGAGAAGGTTAA
- a CDS encoding N-acetylmuramoyl-L-alanine amidase: MIVVIDAGHGGADPGASYGGRKEKDDNLKLAMAVGRILADNGVDVRYTRTDDTYNTPLEKAMMANDAEADLFVSLHRNAMPVPGTGSGIEVLVFEDKGVPGMLAKNIGEALNEAGFVNLGTVERPGLVILRRTKIPSVMVEVGFIDNEEDNNLFDENFQAVAQAIADGVLNSIKEQEETRPEYYQVQVGAYRVHTLAEDQVITLKAQGFPAFVVYEDGLYKVRVGAFRNLDNAVRMEQTLRKCGYSTFMVKRPAVF, translated from the coding sequence ATGATCGTAGTAATAGATGCCGGTCATGGCGGCGCGGATCCAGGTGCGTCCTATGGCGGACGGAAAGAAAAAGATGATAACTTAAAGCTTGCGATGGCTGTGGGAAGAATTCTTGCAGACAACGGAGTTGACGTCAGATATACCAGAACTGACGATACCTACAATACGCCCCTTGAGAAGGCCATGATGGCCAATGATGCGGAAGCAGATTTATTTGTTTCCCTCCACCGCAATGCCATGCCGGTTCCAGGCACCGGTTCCGGAATAGAAGTTCTTGTATTTGAAGATAAAGGGGTGCCGGGCATGCTGGCCAAAAACATAGGAGAAGCCTTAAATGAAGCCGGATTTGTCAATTTAGGCACAGTAGAACGTCCGGGCCTGGTAATTCTCAGGCGGACAAAGATACCATCGGTTATGGTGGAAGTAGGATTTATTGACAACGAAGAGGATAATAACTTATTTGATGAGAACTTCCAGGCTGTGGCCCAGGCCATTGCAGATGGCGTCCTAAATTCCATAAAGGAACAGGAGGAGACACGTCCCGAATATTATCAGGTGCAGGTAGGGGCATACCGGGTCCATACTCTGGCAGAAGATCAGGTCATCACTTTAAAGGCGCAGGGTTTCCCGGCCTTTGTTGTCTATGAAGACGGATTATATAAGGTCCGTGTGGGAGCATTCCGCAATCTCGATAATGCGGTGCGCATGGAGCAGACTCTCAGAAAGTGCGGATATAGCACGTTTATGGTAAAAAGACCGGCTGTGTTTTAA
- a CDS encoding LL-diaminopimelate aminotransferase yields MVKINENYLKLPGSYLFSTIGKKVNAYTEANPDKRIIRLGIGDVTQPIAPAIINALHEAVDEMGCKETFHGYAPDLGYGFLREIIAKEDYTARGCEISPDEIFISDGAKSDCGNIQEIFDESCKIAVCDPVYPVYVDSNAMAGRTGEYEEEAGKWSNVIYMPCTAENHFVPELPNETPDLIYLCVPGNPTGTTLTRDQLKVWVDYANNKGAVILYDAAYEAYIAQDDVPHSIYEIKGAETCAIEFRSFSKNAGFTGVRLGFTVIPKVLVRGGVSLHSLWARRHGTKFNGAPYIVQKAGAAVYSEEGKAQLKEQVAYYMRNAKTIYTGLKEAGCEVYGGVNAPYIWLKVPAGMTSWEFFDSLLVEAGVVGTPGSGFGPSGEGYFRLTAFGTYENTVEAMERMKKMPCLKK; encoded by the coding sequence ATGGTAAAAATCAATGAAAATTACTTAAAGCTTCCAGGAAGCTATCTTTTTTCCACCATTGGGAAAAAGGTAAACGCCTATACTGAGGCAAATCCGGATAAGAGGATCATCCGTCTGGGAATCGGTGATGTGACCCAGCCCATTGCGCCGGCCATTATTAATGCGCTTCATGAAGCGGTGGATGAGATGGGCTGTAAGGAGACCTTTCATGGCTATGCGCCGGATCTGGGCTATGGATTTTTAAGAGAAATCATTGCAAAGGAAGATTACACAGCCAGAGGCTGTGAGATATCCCCTGATGAAATCTTTATTTCGGACGGCGCTAAGAGTGATTGCGGAAATATCCAGGAGATCTTTGACGAAAGCTGTAAAATTGCAGTCTGCGACCCGGTTTATCCGGTTTATGTGGATTCCAATGCCATGGCAGGAAGAACCGGGGAATACGAGGAAGAAGCCGGTAAGTGGAGCAATGTTATTTATATGCCATGTACGGCTGAAAATCATTTTGTACCGGAGCTTCCAAACGAGACGCCGGATCTTATTTACTTATGTGTTCCGGGCAATCCTACGGGAACCACCCTCACCAGGGACCAGTTAAAGGTATGGGTGGATTATGCCAATAACAAGGGGGCTGTGATCCTTTATGACGCTGCCTATGAAGCCTACATTGCCCAGGATGACGTGCCTCATTCCATCTATGAGATCAAGGGCGCCGAAACCTGTGCCATTGAGTTTCGTTCCTTTTCAAAAAATGCAGGTTTTACCGGCGTGCGCCTGGGCTTTACCGTCATTCCAAAAGTCCTGGTAAGGGGAGGGGTCTCTCTTCACTCCCTATGGGCCAGACGCCATGGAACTAAATTTAACGGAGCGCCCTATATTGTCCAGAAGGCCGGAGCTGCGGTTTATTCTGAGGAAGGAAAGGCCCAGTTAAAGGAACAGGTGGCTTATTACATGAGAAATGCGAAAACCATCTACACCGGGCTGAAGGAAGCCGGCTGTGAGGTTTACGGCGGCGTCAATGCGCCTTATATCTGGTTAAAGGTACCGGCAGGAATGACCTCCTGGGAGTTTTTTGACAGCCTTCTTGTGGAAGCCGGCGTGGTGGGAACTCCTGGAAGCGGATTTGGACCAAGCGGTGAGGGATACTTCCGTTTAACGGCATTTGGAACCTATGAGAACACCGTAGAAGCCATGGAACGGATGAAAAAAATGCCGTGCCTTAAAAAATAA
- a CDS encoding ABC transporter ATP-binding protein: MIQVEHMNKTFKVARRSAGFSKAVKALFRKEVETIHALSDISFIIGDGEMVGYIGPNGAGKSSTIKILSGILTPDNGTCLINGRVPWKERKAHVKDIGVVFGQRTQLWWDVPILDSFELLRDIYEIPTNQYQETLDELTELLSLGELLRTPARNLSLGQRMRCEIAASLLHRPKILFLDEPTIGLDAVSKLAVRDFIRKQNHKHKTTVLLTTHDMQDIDALADRVLLIGKGRLLLDGALSDLKSHRPREDATLDEIIAALYRDYRI; the protein is encoded by the coding sequence ATGATTCAAGTGGAACACATGAACAAGACCTTCAAGGTCGCAAGAAGAAGTGCCGGCTTTTCAAAAGCAGTCAAGGCCCTTTTTCGCAAAGAGGTGGAAACCATCCACGCCCTTTCCGACATCTCCTTTATCATAGGAGACGGAGAAATGGTAGGCTATATCGGCCCCAACGGCGCAGGAAAAAGCTCCACCATCAAAATTCTAAGCGGAATCCTTACACCGGATAACGGCACCTGCCTGATCAATGGCCGGGTCCCATGGAAGGAACGCAAGGCACATGTAAAGGATATTGGCGTTGTCTTCGGCCAGCGCACCCAGCTTTGGTGGGATGTCCCCATTCTGGATTCCTTTGAACTGCTCCGCGACATCTACGAAATCCCCACAAACCAATACCAGGAAACCCTGGACGAGCTGACAGAACTTTTGTCCCTGGGAGAGCTTTTGCGCACACCGGCCAGGAACTTATCTTTAGGCCAGCGGATGCGCTGCGAGATTGCTGCTTCCCTTCTCCACAGACCAAAGATCCTGTTTCTGGATGAACCAACCATTGGCCTAGATGCAGTATCCAAGCTTGCAGTCCGGGACTTCATCCGAAAGCAGAACCATAAGCACAAAACCACTGTCCTTCTTACCACCCATGATATGCAGGACATCGATGCTCTGGCAGACAGGGTCCTCCTGATCGGAAAAGGACGGCTGCTTTTAGACGGCGCTCTTTCGGACTTAAAATCCCACCGTCCCAGGGAAGATGCCACACTGGATGAGATCATTGCCGCCCTTTACCGGGATTACCGGATATAG
- a CDS encoding ANTAR domain-containing response regulator, whose product MTNVIVAFSREEDAKNIKNILMRNGFTVSAVCTSGAQAVNSADELGSGIVVCGYRFADMVFHELYECLPEGMQMLLLVSPSQWSGRAPEGVVCLGHPLKVQDLVSTLEMMMESLARRRKKLKSQPKERSKEEIEMIRQAKELLMERNHMSETDAHRYIQKCSMDSGTNMVETAQMIMSLINR is encoded by the coding sequence TTGACCAATGTGATAGTGGCATTTTCCAGAGAAGAGGATGCAAAAAATATTAAAAATATTCTTATGAGGAACGGCTTTACGGTATCAGCGGTCTGCACCTCCGGTGCACAGGCGGTAAACAGCGCCGACGAGCTGGGCAGTGGAATCGTAGTATGCGGATACAGGTTTGCGGATATGGTGTTTCATGAGCTTTATGAATGCCTTCCGGAGGGCATGCAGATGCTTCTTTTAGTGTCCCCCAGCCAGTGGAGCGGCAGGGCGCCTGAGGGTGTGGTCTGCCTGGGCCATCCCTTAAAGGTACAGGATCTGGTAAGCACTCTGGAAATGATGATGGAATCTCTTGCCAGAAGGCGTAAGAAATTAAAAAGCCAGCCAAAAGAGCGGAGCAAGGAAGAAATAGAAATGATCAGACAGGCAAAAGAGCTTTTGATGGAGCGGAACCACATGTCCGAAACGGATGCCCACCGGTACATCCAGAAATGCAGCATGGACAGCGGAACCAATATGGTGGAAACTGCCCAGATGATCATGAGCCTGATCAATCGATAG
- the dapF gene encoding diaminopimelate epimerase, producing MKFTKMQGIGNDYVYINCFEESVEAPAELAKKVSDRHFGIGSDGLILICPSETADCQMRMFNADGSESQMCGNGIRCVGKYVYDHRLVEKTEFDVETGAGIKHLKVKQENGKAVQITVDMGVPEITSQVPEPILVDGKSYEFIGISMGNPHAVYYLDNIDCLDLEAIGPAFENHERFPERTNSEFIQVVNRDYIRMRVWERGSGETYACGTGATASAVASALSGRTGQTVQVELKGGNLTIHWDREGSGHVFMTGPAVEVFEGEFNIKNL from the coding sequence ATGAAATTTACAAAAATGCAGGGAATCGGAAACGATTACGTTTATATCAATTGTTTTGAGGAATCTGTGGAAGCTCCGGCCGAGCTTGCCAAAAAGGTCAGCGACCGGCACTTTGGCATTGGATCCGATGGACTGATCCTCATCTGTCCGTCAGAGACAGCGGACTGCCAAATGCGGATGTTTAACGCCGACGGCTCGGAGAGCCAGATGTGCGGCAACGGCATCCGCTGTGTGGGAAAGTATGTTTACGATCACCGCCTGGTGGAAAAAACGGAATTTGACGTGGAGACGGGAGCAGGGATCAAACATTTAAAGGTAAAACAGGAGAATGGAAAGGCTGTCCAGATCACAGTGGACATGGGAGTGCCGGAGATCACCAGCCAGGTGCCGGAGCCGATACTGGTCGATGGAAAGAGCTATGAGTTCATCGGCATTTCCATGGGAAACCCCCATGCCGTTTACTACCTGGATAACATTGACTGTCTGGATTTAGAGGCCATTGGACCTGCTTTTGAAAACCATGAGCGTTTTCCGGAACGGACCAATTCAGAATTTATTCAGGTGGTGAACCGGGATTATATCCGCATGAGGGTATGGGAGAGAGGCAGCGGGGAAACTTATGCCTGCGGGACAGGAGCCACTGCCAGTGCGGTCGCCTCTGCCTTAAGCGGCCGTACCGGCCAAACCGTTCAAGTGGAACTAAAGGGCGGTAATCTGACCATTCACTGGGACCGGGAAGGAAGCGGACATGTGTTCATGACCGGACCGGCGGTGGAAGTGTTTGAAGGTGAATTTAACATAAAAAATCTTTAA
- a CDS encoding heavy metal translocating P-type ATPase, translating into MTKKQKRMAIRLAASALFFAAGMVGEEKTVWYWLFFLISYLAAGYDIPLRAIRNIKNGQFFDENFLMSVATFGAIGIGAMEEAVGVMLFYQIGELFNDYAVNKSRKSITELMDINPEYANLLKDGKEEKVDPYEVSVGDTIVIKPGEKVPLDGVVIKGTGGLDTKALTGESMPVEVKENDAVLSGSINLNGVLEVRVTKLFDDSTVAKILELVENASFRKAKAENFITRFARVYTPVVVALALILALIPPLVFGGGWGTWIYRACSFLVVSCPCALVISVPLSFFGGLGAASRNGILMKGSNYLEAMASLETVVFDKTGTLTTGKFRVTNVDPAEGTEEELLRLAAYGEFHSNHPIALSVKEAYGKPVDETLIGRVEEIAGHGIKAELNEEGKEQELYIGNARLMEQQGITVPAQESVTGTSLYVAEAGRYLGSITISDTIRDDVPMALKGLKEAGVRKLVMLTGDKPEVGRAVGEKLGLDEVHGGLLPGDKVGKVEELLSRKREGMNLAFVGDGINDAPVLARADVGIAMGGIGSDAAVEAADVVIMTDEPSKLIDAIAIARKTAVIVKQNIVFAIGVKVLILILSAAGMATMWAAVFGDVGVSVLAILNAIRALAYQSNK; encoded by the coding sequence ATGACAAAGAAACAGAAACGGATGGCAATCAGGCTTGCGGCCAGCGCCCTGTTTTTTGCAGCAGGAATGGTTGGGGAGGAAAAAACAGTCTGGTACTGGCTGTTCTTTTTGATCTCCTATCTTGCGGCAGGGTATGACATTCCTTTAAGGGCAATCCGGAACATTAAAAACGGCCAGTTTTTCGACGAAAATTTTCTCATGTCAGTGGCGACCTTTGGTGCCATCGGTATCGGAGCTATGGAAGAAGCGGTGGGAGTCATGCTGTTTTACCAGATCGGTGAACTCTTTAATGACTACGCGGTAAACAAATCAAGAAAGTCCATCACAGAGCTTATGGATATCAATCCGGAATATGCCAATCTTCTTAAGGATGGGAAGGAAGAAAAAGTGGACCCTTACGAGGTTTCAGTAGGGGATACCATCGTAATAAAACCGGGAGAAAAGGTACCTCTTGACGGCGTTGTCATAAAGGGTACCGGAGGGCTGGATACAAAGGCCCTGACAGGAGAATCCATGCCTGTGGAAGTGAAGGAAAACGATGCCGTACTCAGCGGTTCCATTAATTTAAACGGTGTTTTGGAGGTCAGGGTAACAAAGCTGTTTGATGACTCCACGGTGGCAAAGATCCTGGAGCTGGTGGAAAATGCCAGCTTTAGAAAAGCAAAGGCCGAGAACTTCATCACCAGGTTTGCAAGGGTTTATACGCCGGTTGTGGTGGCTCTGGCACTCATCCTGGCATTGATTCCTCCTTTGGTGTTTGGCGGCGGGTGGGGAACCTGGATTTACCGTGCCTGCAGCTTTCTGGTGGTTTCCTGTCCCTGTGCTCTGGTGATTTCCGTTCCCTTAAGCTTTTTCGGAGGGCTGGGCGCTGCTTCCAGAAATGGGATCCTTATGAAGGGAAGCAATTACTTAGAAGCCATGGCCTCCTTGGAAACAGTTGTCTTTGACAAAACAGGCACTCTTACAACAGGAAAATTCCGGGTCACAAACGTGGATCCTGCAGAAGGAACTGAGGAAGAGCTTTTAAGGCTGGCTGCATATGGAGAGTTCCATTCCAATCATCCCATCGCTTTGTCGGTAAAGGAAGCTTATGGAAAGCCTGTTGATGAGACACTCATCGGCAGGGTGGAAGAGATAGCAGGACACGGCATTAAGGCAGAGCTTAATGAAGAAGGGAAGGAACAGGAGCTTTATATCGGCAATGCAAGGCTTATGGAACAGCAGGGGATCACGGTCCCGGCCCAGGAGTCTGTAACAGGAACCTCTCTTTATGTGGCTGAGGCCGGGCGGTATCTGGGTTCCATCACCATTTCTGACACCATACGGGATGACGTGCCAATGGCATTAAAAGGATTAAAGGAGGCAGGAGTCAGGAAGCTGGTGATGCTGACAGGTGATAAGCCGGAAGTTGGCCGCGCGGTTGGTGAAAAGCTGGGGCTTGACGAGGTTCACGGCGGCCTTCTTCCCGGTGATAAGGTAGGAAAGGTAGAGGAACTGCTGTCAAGGAAACGGGAAGGGATGAATCTGGCCTTTGTAGGTGACGGCATCAATGATGCCCCGGTCCTTGCCCGTGCCGATGTTGGAATCGCCATGGGCGGAATCGGCTCTGATGCGGCGGTAGAAGCCGCTGATGTGGTGATCATGACGGATGAACCCTCAAAGCTTATAGACGCCATCGCAATTGCCAGGAAAACAGCGGTCATTGTGAAGCAGAATATCGTTTTCGCCATTGGAGTAAAGGTGCTCATTCTTATATTGTCGGCCGCTGGAATGGCAACGATGTGGGCAGCCGTATTTGGAGATGTAGGGGTTTCGGTACTTGCCATTTTAAATGCCATCAGGGCTTTGGCTTATCAAAGTAATAAATAA
- a CDS encoding ArsR/SmtB family transcription factor, translating to MEQDSKRNIQDCEIDQCDFICVHETVVSQVLKAMPQDQELLDLADFFKIFGDATRIKILYVLSQSEMCVCDIANLLKMGQSAISHQLRVLKQMRLVKFRREGKTVFYSLADGHIETILAQGMEHINE from the coding sequence ATGGAGCAGGACAGCAAAAGAAATATTCAGGACTGTGAAATCGACCAGTGCGATTTTATCTGTGTTCATGAAACTGTTGTAAGTCAGGTGCTAAAGGCCATGCCCCAGGATCAGGAGCTTCTTGATCTGGCAGATTTCTTCAAAATATTTGGTGATGCTACCAGGATAAAGATCCTCTATGTACTAAGCCAGTCAGAGATGTGTGTATGTGATATTGCAAATCTTTTAAAAATGGGTCAGTCAGCTATTTCCCACCAGCTCCGGGTGCTGAAGCAGATGCGCCTGGTGAAGTTCCGCAGAGAGGGAAAGACCGTATTTTATTCCCTGGCTGACGGCCACATCGAGACCATCCTGGCTCAGGGGATGGAGCATATCAATGAGTGA
- the glnA gene encoding type I glutamate--ammonia ligase gives MSKYSKEDIFRIVEEEDVEFIRLQFTDIFGMLKNVAITKSMLGKALENRCMFDGSAIEGFVRMEESDMYLYPDLDTFEIFPWRPQQGKVARLMCDVYCPDRMPFDGDPRFVLKKVLKKARDMGFEFHAGPECEFFLFHTDEEGRPTTETHETASYFDVAPIDLAENVRRDMVLNLEEMGFMIEASHHEISPGQHEIDFQYAEGMVTADNIMTFKMAVKSIAKRHGLHATFMPKPKAGVNGSGMHINMSLSDLKGNNMFEDASDKLGLSKTAYQFIAGILYHMKGMAILTNPLVNSYKRLVPGYDAPVYIAWSARANRSSLIRIPSSRGAGTRIELRCPDPAVNPYLALAACLAAGLDGIEKGLTPPESVDQNIFAMQPEEILKKGIERLPETLGEAIEDFRKDDFMKEVLGEHIYTKYLEAKETEWHLFRAQVTDWEVEEYLYKY, from the coding sequence ATGAGCAAGTACAGCAAAGAAGATATATTCCGGATCGTAGAGGAAGAAGACGTGGAATTTATCCGCCTTCAGTTTACAGATATTTTCGGTATGCTGAAAAATGTTGCGATCACCAAAAGCATGCTTGGCAAGGCACTGGAGAACCGCTGCATGTTTGACGGTTCTGCCATTGAGGGTTTTGTGAGAATGGAAGAGTCTGACATGTACCTTTATCCGGATCTTGATACCTTTGAGATATTTCCATGGCGTCCACAGCAGGGGAAGGTTGCCCGCCTGATGTGCGACGTATACTGCCCGGACAGGATGCCGTTTGACGGCGATCCCAGATTCGTGCTTAAAAAAGTGCTGAAGAAAGCAAGGGACATGGGATTTGAATTCCATGCAGGGCCGGAATGTGAATTCTTCCTTTTCCATACGGATGAAGAGGGGCGTCCCACAACGGAAACCCATGAGACAGCCAGCTATTTTGATGTGGCTCCCATTGATCTGGCCGAGAATGTCCGCCGGGATATGGTGCTGAATCTGGAAGAAATGGGATTTATGATCGAGGCTTCCCATCATGAGATTTCTCCTGGGCAGCATGAAATCGATTTTCAGTATGCAGAGGGCATGGTGACAGCAGATAACATCATGACCTTTAAAATGGCCGTAAAGTCCATTGCCAAGCGCCACGGACTTCATGCTACCTTTATGCCAAAACCAAAGGCAGGAGTCAACGGTTCCGGAATGCACATCAATATGTCCCTGTCTGATTTAAAAGGCAATAACATGTTTGAGGACGCATCCGATAAGCTGGGCTTAAGCAAGACTGCCTATCAGTTTATAGCAGGAATCCTTTATCACATGAAAGGGATGGCAATACTAACTAATCCCTTGGTCAATTCCTATAAACGCCTTGTCCCCGGATATGACGCTCCGGTTTATATTGCATGGTCAGCCAGGGCAAACAGAAGCTCTCTGATCCGCATCCCTTCCTCCAGAGGAGCGGGAACCAGGATTGAGCTTCGCTGTCCGGACCCGGCCGTCAACCCTTATTTGGCTCTGGCTGCCTGCCTGGCTGCCGGTCTTGACGGGATCGAAAAAGGGCTTACTCCGCCGGAAAGCGTTGATCAGAACATTTTTGCCATGCAGCCGGAGGAGATTTTGAAAAAAGGCATTGAGCGCCTGCCGGAAACCCTGGGAGAGGCCATTGAGGACTTCCGGAAGGACGATTTTATGAAAGAAGTGCTGGGCGAACATATCTATACCAAGTACCTGGAAGCAAAGGAAACCGAATGGCACCTGTTCCGGGCCCAGGTAACGGATTGGGAAGTGGAAGAATACCTGTATAAGTATTGA
- a CDS encoding peptidoglycan-binding protein, which translates to MKKFTTVMAQQTTASGALQVDVVSQENNFPIRDAEVSIAYKGDPESTVERLTTNSSGQTEQVQLAAPPVDYSLSPGLYQPYSEYILTVIAQGFEPVAISGTEILADSTAIQPVRMTPVQDEVGPDVPIVIPDHTLYGEYPPKIAEAEVKPIAESGEIVLSRVVVPQTIIVHDGVPTDPTATNYYVPYLDYIKNVASSEIYATWPRSAITANVLAIMSFTLNRVYTEWYRNQGYDFTITSSTAFDHKWIYGRNIYESISQVVDEIFNSYLSRPGIRQPILTQYCDGNRVQCPNWMSQWGSCTLGEQGYSAIEILRYYYGSDMYINTAEQVSGVPSSWPGYNLTIGASGDKVRQVQEQLDTIATVYTAIPRIRADGIFGPATAEAVRQFQSIFGLPVTGIIDFATWYRISHIYVGITRIAEYS; encoded by the coding sequence ATGAAAAAATTCACGACGGTTATGGCACAGCAAACGACTGCTTCCGGCGCGCTTCAGGTAGATGTAGTTTCCCAGGAAAATAATTTCCCCATCCGGGATGCAGAGGTTTCCATTGCCTACAAGGGGGACCCTGAAAGCACGGTGGAACGTCTTACCACCAACTCATCCGGTCAGACGGAGCAGGTCCAGCTTGCCGCACCTCCAGTTGACTACAGCTTATCACCGGGCCTTTATCAACCCTACTCGGAATACATACTTACCGTCATAGCCCAGGGCTTTGAACCTGTGGCCATCTCCGGCACGGAGATCCTGGCAGATTCCACGGCCATTCAGCCGGTGCGCATGACTCCTGTCCAGGATGAAGTAGGGCCGGATGTTCCCATCGTCATCCCGGACCATACCTTATACGGAGAGTATCCTCCCAAAATCGCGGAAGCTGAGGTAAAACCCATAGCTGAATCAGGAGAAATCGTTTTAAGCCGGGTAGTGGTTCCCCAGACGATCATCGTCCACGACGGAGTCCCTACCGATCCGACAGCTACCAATTATTACGTCCCCTACTTAGATTACATTAAAAACGTGGCATCCAGCGAAATTTACGCCACATGGCCCAGGTCCGCCATCACCGCCAATGTTCTTGCTATCATGAGCTTTACTTTAAACCGTGTCTATACGGAGTGGTACCGGAACCAGGGATATGATTTTACCATCACCTCCTCCACGGCCTTTGACCATAAATGGATCTATGGGCGGAACATCTACGAAAGCATTTCCCAGGTGGTGGATGAGATCTTTAACAGCTACTTGTCCCGTCCAGGCATCAGACAGCCCATCCTCACCCAATACTGTGACGGCAACAGGGTCCAGTGTCCTAACTGGATGTCCCAGTGGGGAAGCTGCACCCTTGGAGAACAGGGCTATTCCGCCATTGAAATACTGCGTTATTATTATGGAAGTGATATGTACATCAACACCGCAGAACAGGTATCCGGGGTTCCTTCCTCCTGGCCAGGTTATAACCTGACCATCGGAGCCAGCGGTGATAAGGTCCGCCAGGTTCAGGAACAGCTTGATACAATCGCTACCGTCTATACCGCCATTCCACGCATCAGGGCCGACGGAATCTTTGGCCCGGCAACCGCCGAAGCAGTCCGGCAATTCCAGTCCATTTTCGGGCTTCCTGTAACCGGCATCATTGATTTTGCCACCTGGTACAGGATTTCCCATATTTATGTGGGGATCACACGGATCGCAGAGTACTCTTAA
- a CDS encoding Lrp/AsnC family transcriptional regulator, protein MDDIDRKIVKTLQKNARESLKNIAETTFLSSPAVSSRIEKLERERIITGYHAAVDSRKLGYHITAFVSLEVPPADKIQFYEDMKSIPNVLECNCVTGEYSMLVKVAFPSTMELDVFIGRLQKYGKTSTQIVFSTPVGPRDVDVMAELGEKE, encoded by the coding sequence ATGGATGACATCGATAGAAAAATAGTGAAGACATTACAAAAGAATGCCAGAGAATCCTTAAAAAACATAGCAGAAACCACTTTTCTGTCTTCTCCCGCAGTTTCTTCCAGAATTGAAAAGCTGGAGCGGGAAAGAATCATCACTGGCTACCATGCAGCAGTGGATTCAAGGAAGCTGGGATACCATATCACAGCATTTGTAAGCCTTGAAGTTCCACCGGCGGATAAGATCCAGTTCTATGAGGATATGAAGTCCATACCCAATGTGCTGGAGTGCAACTGCGTTACAGGAGAATACTCCATGCTGGTGAAAGTAGCTTTTCCAAGTACCATGGAGCTGGACGTTTTTATCGGGCGGCTTCAGAAATACGGAAAGACCAGCACTCAGATAGTATTTTCCACTCCGGTAGGGCCAAGAGACGTGGATGTGATGGCGGAATTAGGAGAAAAAGAATAA
- a CDS encoding cation transporter — translation MKKIVKLEGLCCANCAARIEEEVKKLDGVESASVSFMTQRMTMEIEDGKSVEIMEAAKKISYKIEPEAEFKVLR, via the coding sequence ATGAAGAAGATTGTCAAGCTGGAAGGCTTGTGCTGCGCCAACTGTGCGGCCAGGATTGAAGAAGAGGTAAAGAAATTAGATGGTGTGGAAAGCGCGTCCGTAAGCTTTATGACCCAGAGGATGACCATGGAAATCGAAGACGGCAAGTCGGTTGAAATCATGGAAGCAGCCAAAAAGATCTCATACAAGATTGAGCCTGAAGCAGAATTTAAGGTGCTTCGGTAA